In Phaenicophaeus curvirostris isolate KB17595 chromosome 14, BPBGC_Pcur_1.0, whole genome shotgun sequence, a single genomic region encodes these proteins:
- the CHST8 gene encoding carbohydrate sulfotransferase 8: MRLTCMFSFILLFGAAGLVVFIHLQDPEEIVHQQTPGIKYNMGFQQPKKDCVSSNNPDRGLRKNIADSIAKQSDSLHLPENMPTNLQSTDRRQSSIMFAVKDQQKGEEINSIRLHKRRRRFIIKKSPILISMNSSILNLPTLKPEDRNSKWKSLYQIQRERKRIMRETCSKYKSNNRRIITPYHVSRIFVEDKYRVLYCEVPKAGCSNWKRVLMVLNGLASSTKDIQHNTVHYGNYLKRLDGFDHKGIYHRLNSYTKMLFIREPFEKLVSAFRDKFEHPNNYYHPVFGKAIISRYRVNATKEALRTGSGVKFKEFIQYLLDVHRPVGMDIHWDHVNRLCSPCLIDYDFVGKFESMEEDANFFLHLIGAPQNLTFPKFKDRHSDEERTTTKITQQYFAQLSPSQRQRSYDFYYMDYLMFNYSKPFEDLY; encoded by the exons gGATAAAATATAACATGGGATTCCAGCAACcaaaaaaa GACTGTGTTTCCAGCAATAACCCGGATAGAGGATTAAGAAAGAATATTGCAGACAGTATAGCAAAACAAAGCGATTCATTACACCTACCTGAAAACATGCCCACTAACCTCCAAAGCACAGACAGAAGGCAAAGCAGCATCATGTTTGCCGTGAAAGATCAACAGAAAGgtgaagaaattaattccatCAGGCTCCATAAACGGAGGAGGAGATTTATTATTAAGAAGAGCCCAATTCTGATTTCCATGAACAGCTCCATTCTCAACCTGCCCACACTTAAACCCGAGGATAGAAACAGCAAGTGGAAAAGTCTCTATCAGatccaaagagaaagaaagcgGATAATGAGGGAGACTTGTTCTAAATACAAGAGTAATAATAGAAGAATAATCACTCCTTATCACGTTTCTAGAATATTTGTAGAAGATAAATACAGAGTCCTATATTGCGAGGTACCAAAAGCCGGCTGCTCTAACTGGAAACGGGTGCTCATGGTTCTTAACGGGCTGGCTTCTTCCACAAAAGACATACAGCACAACACAGTGCACTATGGAAACTATTTAAAGAGGCTGGATGGGTTTGACCACAAAGGAATTTACCATAGGCTCAACAGTTACACAAAGATGCTTTTTATTCGTGAACCTTTTGAAAAGCTGGTATCTGCATTTCGGGACAAGTTTGAACATCCAAACAATTACTACCACCCGGTTTTTGGAAAAGCCATCATTTCCAGATACCGTGTCAATGCCACCAAAGAAGCATTAAGGACAGGCTCTGGGGTCAAATTTAAAGAGTTCATTCAGTATCTCCTGGATGTACACAGGCCAGTGGGTATGGATATCCACTGGGATCACGTCAATAGGCTTTGCAGCCCATGTTTAATAGACTACGACTTTGTTGGGAAATTCGAAAGTATGGAAGAAGACGCCAACTTTTTCTTGCACTTAATTGGCGCTCCGCAAAATTTAACTTTTCCCAAGTTTAAAGACAGGCACTCTGATGAAGAAAGAACTACCACTAAAATTACACAGCAGTACTTTGCACAGCTTTCTCCTTCTCAACGACAGCGAAGCTATGACTTTTACTATATGGATTATTTGATGTTTAACTATTCAAAACCTTTTGAAGATTTATATTGA